The following proteins are encoded in a genomic region of Sparus aurata chromosome 23, fSpaAur1.1, whole genome shotgun sequence:
- the zc3h7a gene encoding zinc finger CCCH domain-containing protein 7A isoform X2 — protein sequence MSGACQDRRIRWQEIQKGLQFIQSTLPFPGSQEQYEVFIKDLVWNLFGEGNDVFKEGEWTKSIEMYTEALSIADYADSEEICVPTGLMEKLYANRAAAYLNIVPGLYDQALEDCEKALQLNEGNHKALYRKAKSLKELGRHQEAYEAVAKCSLAVPQDSSVTQLTQDLAKILGLKIRKAYVRSKPALNVLRGSSYQDASCEKFSHGESSVEDIETEVPKLTQDGCFVAPAPSPIQPPVSVHSPLTEAVVDELTPTNSISSVTPSEPPGFESVSLPVSVTTSVPLPVPTFVNGCRTSKPCPILQTSQDFDADIIGDDLDDLLDQAGPESAMVIPTVKGPLPLPTSIASGSSMSSPFLMPSHINPFLHSSTQQCTVTLPPLYHKSGSSAYFGMDTFDALPPPLDSLDSLTISDYKTDFAPSPFIPQLNNNDTPMGMAVGMPEVKGLLPAAVDLAKNPLAETHEFKQACSICYVKTGPGVLDYTLHTEEHKCKKDALLGRIKHSPDKTWKLIRPRPTKTQYVGPYYICKEVAVGKECLYPGHCTFAYCQEEIDVWTLERKGFISRELLFDPYGPNTNVRLTVPKILQEHHGIFMFLCGVCFDHKPRIISKTNKDDPSLCSHPVTKHVFEDHKCLVHILKENTVRYSKIRPLISQCQLDLCRHEVRYGCVREDDCFYAHSLIELKVWMMQHELGITHESIVQEAKKFWNATASLQGAQLSSVQRRFGPPNLKMMFVCGQCWRNGQLSEADKNKKYCSAKARHTWAKDRRVVLVSSHERKKWTTVRPLPTKKPIPSQFEICMHVTAGKKCQYIGNCTFAHSIEERDLWTYMKENNIPDMDQLYEQWLQSQKPGWGEETSNNSVRENGKQIHMPTDYAEEVAGNHCWLCGKNCNSEKQWQQHITSEKHKDRVFNSEDDQNCWQYRFPTGTFKVCERFLKGTCTEDDLCKLAHGDQELKEWMERREFLLMKLAKARKDHLIAPNDNDFGKYSFLLKDII from the exons ATGTCCGGAGCGTGTCAGGACAGAAGGATTCGCTGGCAGGAGATTCAGAAGGGCCTCCAGTTCATCCA ATCAACCCTTCCGTTTCCTGGAAGTCAAGAGCAGTATGAG GTGTTCATTAAGGATCTCGTGTGGAATCTTTTTGGAGAAGGAAACGATGTGTTTAAAGAAGGGGAATGGACAAAATCCATAGAGATGTACACCGAAGCCTTGAGTATAGCAGACTATGCCGACTCAGAAGAAATCTGTGTTCCAACAGGTTTAATGGAAAAACTGTATGCAAATCGAGCTGCTGCGTACCTTAACATTGTTCCG ggACTGTATGACCAAGCACTAGAAGACTGTGAAAAGGCTCTCCAGTTGAATGAGGGGAACCACAAAGCACTGTACAGAAAAGCAAAATCTTTGAAGGAGTTGGGGAGACATCAAGAGGCCTATGAGGCTGTTgccaaatgctctctagcagTGCCTCAG gatTCCAGCGTCACACAGCTGACTCAGGACCTAGCCAAAATTTTGGGATTGAAAATCCGTAAAGCTTATGTAAGGAGtaag ccTGCCTTGAATGTTTTGCGAGGATCAAGTTATCAAGATGCATCATGTGAAAAG ttttcccATGGGGAATCTTCAGTTGAAGATATAGAAACGG AAGTGCCTAAGCTCACCCAGGATGGCTGTTTCGTGGCTCCAGCCCCATCTCCAATCCAGCCTCCAGTATCAGTTCACTCGCCTCTAACAGAAGCGGTGGTGGATGAACTTACACCCACCAACAGTATCTCGTCTGTGACCCCGTCTGAGCCACCAGGCTTCGAGTCCGTTTCCTTGCCTGTGTCTGTAACCACGTCGGTTCCTCTTCCTGTGCCCACATTTGTTAACGGGTGCAGAACCAGTAAGCCTTGCCCAATTCTTCAGACCAGTCAAGATTTTGACGCGGACATCATCGGGGATGACCTGGATGATCTGCTGGACCAAGCTGGCCCCGAATCAGCCATG GTCATACCGACAGTGAAGGGGCCTCTTCCTTTGCCAACCAGTATTGCCTCGGGCAGTTCCATGTCGAGTCCATTCCTGATGCCATCTCACATCAACCCATTTCTCCACAGCAGCACCCAGCAGTGCACTGTAACTCTGCCCCCTCTGTATCACAAGTCAGGGTCAAGTGCGTATTTTGGTATGGACACTTTTGACGCCCTCCCCCCACCACTGGACTCCCTGGATAGTCTCACCATATCAGACTATAAAACAG ATTTTGCTCCAAGTCCATTCATTCCACAG CTGAACAATAATGATACTCCTATGGGAATGGCTGTGGGTATGCCTGAAGTGAAGGgtctccttcctgctgctgtggatTTAGCGAAGAACCCCTTAGCAGAAACACATGAATTCAAACAAGCGTGCTCGATCTGCTACGTTAAAACAG GGCCCGGCGTGTTGGATTACACACTTCATACAGAGGAGCACAAATGCAAAAAGGACGCTTTGCTCGGCAGAATCAAACATTCTCCAGACAAAACGTGGAAGCTCATTCGGCCCAGACCAACAAAAACCCAATATGTCGGACCTTATTACATTTGCAAAG AGGtggctgttgggaaagagtgcCTGTACCCTGGCCACTGCACATTTGCATACTGCCAGGAAGAGATTGACGTTTGGACTCTGGAGAGAAAAGGATTTATCTCCAGAGAACTTCTCTTCGATCCCTACGGGCCAAACACCAATGTCAGGTTGACTGTCCCCAAGATCTTACAGGAGCATCACgggatattcatgtttctgtgcGGA GTGTGCTTTGACCACAAGCCCAGAATAATCAGCAAAACCAACAAAGACGACCCTTCGCTTTGCTCTCATCCAGTGACGAAGCACGTCTTTGAGGATCATAA GTGCCTGGTCCACATTTTGAAAGAGAATACGGTCCGTTATTCCAAAATCCGACCGTTGATTTCTCAGTGTCAGCTGGATCTGTGTCGCCATGAAGTCCGCTACGGCTGCGTGAGAGAGGACGACTGCTTCTACGCCCACAGCCTCATCGAGCTGAAGGTCTGGATGATGCAGCACGAGCTCG GTATAACTCATGAAAGTATTGTCCAGGAGGCAAAGAAGTTTTGGAATGCAACAGCATCATTGCAAGGAGCCCAG CTTTCTAGTGTACAAAGACGGTTTGGCCCTCCAAATCTgaagatgatgtttgtctgcgGCCAGTGCTGGAGAAATGGCCAACTCAGCGAGGCTGACAAAAACAAGAAGTATTGCTCAGCCAAGGCACGACACAC GTGGGCTAAAGACAGGCGGGTGGTGCTTGTAAGTTCCCATGAAAGGAAAAAGTGGACAACAGTCAGACCACTTCCAACCAAAAAACCCATCCCGTCTCAGTTCGAG ATTTGCATGCACGTGACAGCTGGCAAAAAGTGTCAGTACATTGGGAATTGCACGTTTGCTCACAGCATTGAAGAAAGAGACCTTTGGACCTACATGAAGGAAAACAACA TTCCAGATATGGATCAGCTTTATGAGCAGTGGCTGCAGTCTCAGAAGCCTGGCTGGGGCGAAGAGACCTCCAATAACTCAGTTCGGGAGAACGGCAAACAGATCCACATGCCAACAGACTACGCTGAGGAAGTG gctGGCAATCACTGCTGGCTGTGTGGTAAGAACTGCAACAGCGAGaaacagtggcagcagcacatcacttcagaaaaacacaaagacagagttTTCAACTCTGAGGATGATCAGAACTGCTGGCAGTATCGATTTCCCACAGGCACTTTCAAAGTTTGTGAGAG GTTCCTCAAAGGCACGTGCACAGAGGATGACTTGTGTAAGCTGGCACACGGGGATCAGGAACTAAAAGAGTGGATGGAGCGCAGGGAATTCCTTTTGATGAAACTTGCCAAAGCCAGAAAAGACCATCTTATAGCACCAAATGACAATGACTTTGGAAAATACAGTTTTCTGCTTAAAGACATTATATAA
- the zc3h7a gene encoding zinc finger CCCH domain-containing protein 7A isoform X1, protein MSGACQDRRIRWQEIQKGLQFIQSTLPFPGSQEQYEVFIKDLVWNLFGEGNDVFKEGEWTKSIEMYTEALSIADYADSEEICVPTGLMEKLYANRAAAYLNIVPGLYDQALEDCEKALQLNEGNHKALYRKAKSLKELGRHQEAYEAVAKCSLAVPQDSSVTQLTQDLAKILGLKIRKAYVRSKPALNVLRGSSYQDASCEKFSHGESSVEDIETEVPKLTQDGCFVAPAPSPIQPPVSVHSPLTEAVVDELTPTNSISSVTPSEPPGFESVSLPVSVTTSVPLPVPTFVNGCRTSKPCPILQTSQDFDADIIGDDLDDLLDQAGPESAMVIPTVKGPLPLPTSIASGSSMSSPFLMPSHINPFLHSSTQQCTVTLPPLYHKSGSSAYFGMDTFDALPPPLDSLDSLTISDYKTDFAPSPFIPQLNNNDTPMGMAVGMPEVKGLLPAAVDLAKNPLAETHEFKQACSICYVKTGPGVLDYTLHTEEHKCKKDALLGRIKHSPDKTWKLIRPRPTKTQYVGPYYICKEVAVGKECLYPGHCTFAYCQEEIDVWTLERKGFISRELLFDPYGPNTNVRLTVPKILQEHHGIFMFLCGVCFDHKPRIISKTNKDDPSLCSHPVTKHVFEDHKCLVHILKENTVRYSKIRPLISQCQLDLCRHEVRYGCVREDDCFYAHSLIELKVWMMQHELGITHESIVQEAKKFWNATASLQGAQQLSSVQRRFGPPNLKMMFVCGQCWRNGQLSEADKNKKYCSAKARHTWAKDRRVVLVSSHERKKWTTVRPLPTKKPIPSQFEICMHVTAGKKCQYIGNCTFAHSIEERDLWTYMKENNIPDMDQLYEQWLQSQKPGWGEETSNNSVRENGKQIHMPTDYAEEVAGNHCWLCGKNCNSEKQWQQHITSEKHKDRVFNSEDDQNCWQYRFPTGTFKVCERFLKGTCTEDDLCKLAHGDQELKEWMERREFLLMKLAKARKDHLIAPNDNDFGKYSFLLKDII, encoded by the exons ATGTCCGGAGCGTGTCAGGACAGAAGGATTCGCTGGCAGGAGATTCAGAAGGGCCTCCAGTTCATCCA ATCAACCCTTCCGTTTCCTGGAAGTCAAGAGCAGTATGAG GTGTTCATTAAGGATCTCGTGTGGAATCTTTTTGGAGAAGGAAACGATGTGTTTAAAGAAGGGGAATGGACAAAATCCATAGAGATGTACACCGAAGCCTTGAGTATAGCAGACTATGCCGACTCAGAAGAAATCTGTGTTCCAACAGGTTTAATGGAAAAACTGTATGCAAATCGAGCTGCTGCGTACCTTAACATTGTTCCG ggACTGTATGACCAAGCACTAGAAGACTGTGAAAAGGCTCTCCAGTTGAATGAGGGGAACCACAAAGCACTGTACAGAAAAGCAAAATCTTTGAAGGAGTTGGGGAGACATCAAGAGGCCTATGAGGCTGTTgccaaatgctctctagcagTGCCTCAG gatTCCAGCGTCACACAGCTGACTCAGGACCTAGCCAAAATTTTGGGATTGAAAATCCGTAAAGCTTATGTAAGGAGtaag ccTGCCTTGAATGTTTTGCGAGGATCAAGTTATCAAGATGCATCATGTGAAAAG ttttcccATGGGGAATCTTCAGTTGAAGATATAGAAACGG AAGTGCCTAAGCTCACCCAGGATGGCTGTTTCGTGGCTCCAGCCCCATCTCCAATCCAGCCTCCAGTATCAGTTCACTCGCCTCTAACAGAAGCGGTGGTGGATGAACTTACACCCACCAACAGTATCTCGTCTGTGACCCCGTCTGAGCCACCAGGCTTCGAGTCCGTTTCCTTGCCTGTGTCTGTAACCACGTCGGTTCCTCTTCCTGTGCCCACATTTGTTAACGGGTGCAGAACCAGTAAGCCTTGCCCAATTCTTCAGACCAGTCAAGATTTTGACGCGGACATCATCGGGGATGACCTGGATGATCTGCTGGACCAAGCTGGCCCCGAATCAGCCATG GTCATACCGACAGTGAAGGGGCCTCTTCCTTTGCCAACCAGTATTGCCTCGGGCAGTTCCATGTCGAGTCCATTCCTGATGCCATCTCACATCAACCCATTTCTCCACAGCAGCACCCAGCAGTGCACTGTAACTCTGCCCCCTCTGTATCACAAGTCAGGGTCAAGTGCGTATTTTGGTATGGACACTTTTGACGCCCTCCCCCCACCACTGGACTCCCTGGATAGTCTCACCATATCAGACTATAAAACAG ATTTTGCTCCAAGTCCATTCATTCCACAG CTGAACAATAATGATACTCCTATGGGAATGGCTGTGGGTATGCCTGAAGTGAAGGgtctccttcctgctgctgtggatTTAGCGAAGAACCCCTTAGCAGAAACACATGAATTCAAACAAGCGTGCTCGATCTGCTACGTTAAAACAG GGCCCGGCGTGTTGGATTACACACTTCATACAGAGGAGCACAAATGCAAAAAGGACGCTTTGCTCGGCAGAATCAAACATTCTCCAGACAAAACGTGGAAGCTCATTCGGCCCAGACCAACAAAAACCCAATATGTCGGACCTTATTACATTTGCAAAG AGGtggctgttgggaaagagtgcCTGTACCCTGGCCACTGCACATTTGCATACTGCCAGGAAGAGATTGACGTTTGGACTCTGGAGAGAAAAGGATTTATCTCCAGAGAACTTCTCTTCGATCCCTACGGGCCAAACACCAATGTCAGGTTGACTGTCCCCAAGATCTTACAGGAGCATCACgggatattcatgtttctgtgcGGA GTGTGCTTTGACCACAAGCCCAGAATAATCAGCAAAACCAACAAAGACGACCCTTCGCTTTGCTCTCATCCAGTGACGAAGCACGTCTTTGAGGATCATAA GTGCCTGGTCCACATTTTGAAAGAGAATACGGTCCGTTATTCCAAAATCCGACCGTTGATTTCTCAGTGTCAGCTGGATCTGTGTCGCCATGAAGTCCGCTACGGCTGCGTGAGAGAGGACGACTGCTTCTACGCCCACAGCCTCATCGAGCTGAAGGTCTGGATGATGCAGCACGAGCTCG GTATAACTCATGAAAGTATTGTCCAGGAGGCAAAGAAGTTTTGGAATGCAACAGCATCATTGCAAGGAGCCCAG CAGCTTTCTAGTGTACAAAGACGGTTTGGCCCTCCAAATCTgaagatgatgtttgtctgcgGCCAGTGCTGGAGAAATGGCCAACTCAGCGAGGCTGACAAAAACAAGAAGTATTGCTCAGCCAAGGCACGACACAC GTGGGCTAAAGACAGGCGGGTGGTGCTTGTAAGTTCCCATGAAAGGAAAAAGTGGACAACAGTCAGACCACTTCCAACCAAAAAACCCATCCCGTCTCAGTTCGAG ATTTGCATGCACGTGACAGCTGGCAAAAAGTGTCAGTACATTGGGAATTGCACGTTTGCTCACAGCATTGAAGAAAGAGACCTTTGGACCTACATGAAGGAAAACAACA TTCCAGATATGGATCAGCTTTATGAGCAGTGGCTGCAGTCTCAGAAGCCTGGCTGGGGCGAAGAGACCTCCAATAACTCAGTTCGGGAGAACGGCAAACAGATCCACATGCCAACAGACTACGCTGAGGAAGTG gctGGCAATCACTGCTGGCTGTGTGGTAAGAACTGCAACAGCGAGaaacagtggcagcagcacatcacttcagaaaaacacaaagacagagttTTCAACTCTGAGGATGATCAGAACTGCTGGCAGTATCGATTTCCCACAGGCACTTTCAAAGTTTGTGAGAG GTTCCTCAAAGGCACGTGCACAGAGGATGACTTGTGTAAGCTGGCACACGGGGATCAGGAACTAAAAGAGTGGATGGAGCGCAGGGAATTCCTTTTGATGAAACTTGCCAAAGCCAGAAAAGACCATCTTATAGCACCAAATGACAATGACTTTGGAAAATACAGTTTTCTGCTTAAAGACATTATATAA
- the rmi2 gene encoding recQ-mediated genome instability protein 2, giving the protein MLKTTGERKRSPPVKVLSGQLRTAERSGTADCGDAFTVRLRGGRSLLASLVWMQGTVLELQLDRNTVLLMDETGTFAVQGVNNIPKGKPCLSQGTYVMVMGVIQAVSPEPVIRAVKMADLSELAALHRRMWKLEVEELQRLLA; this is encoded by the exons ATGTTGAAAACAACCGGAGAGAGGAAACGGTCGCCGCCCGTCAAAGTGCTGTCCGGTCAGCTGAGGACGGCGGAGCGGAGCGGGACAGCCGACTGCGGAGATGCGTTCACGGTCAGGCTGCGGGGCGGCCGCTCTCTGCTGGCCTCTCTGGTGTGGATGCAGGGGACggtgctggagctgcagctggacaGGAACACCGTCCTGCTGATGGACGAGACCGGGACGTTTGCTGTCCAGGGTGTCAACAACATCCCCAAAGGAAAACCATGTTTGTCCCAAG gcacATATGTCATGGTGATGGGTGTCATCCAGGCCGTCTCCCCGGAGCCAGTCATCCGTGCCGTGAAGATGGCAGACCTCTCCGAGCTCGCCGCGCTTCACAGACGGATGTGgaagctggaggtggaggagctgcagcggCTGCTGGCCTGA
- the ubfd1 gene encoding ubiquitin domain-containing protein UBFD1 isoform X2 produces METEAKPKEAEPLVEDAEATSHTDAGDTTTQDSSISNGDDADDDDKEMVDLKIIWNKNKYDLKIPVDSTGAKLKESIHSLTGLPPAMQKVMYKGLLPEDKTLREIKITNGAKIMVVGSTINDVLAVNTPKEVIQQEVKAEENKKEPLCRQKQHRKVLDKGKPDDIMPAIKGTKERLPTVPLSGMFNKSGGKVRLTFKLEQDQLWIGTKERTEKVPMGSIKNVVSEPIEDHEDYHMMAFQLGPTEASQYWVYWVPAQFVDAIKDTVLGKWQYF; encoded by the exons ATGGAAACCGAGGCAAAGCCAAAAGAAGCTGAACCGCTAGTTGAAGATGCAGAAGCTACGTCTCACACAGATGCAGGAGACACCACAACTCAGGACTCTAGTATTAGCAATGGGGACGACGCCGACGACGACGACAAGGAGATGGTGGACTTGAAGATTATCTGGAACAAGAATAAATATGACCTGAAAATTCCTGTTGATAGCACCGGAGCCAAACTAAAAGAGAGCATCCATTCTCTCACTG GTCTTCCACCGGCAATGCAGAAAGTGATGTACAAAGGACTGCTTCCAGAGGACAAGACGCTACGTGAGATAAAGATTACAAACGGTGCAAAAATAATGGTGGTTGGCTCTACAATAAATGATGTATTAGCTGTGAATACACCCAAAGAGGTCAttcagcaggaggtgaaagCCGAAGAGAACAAGAAAGAGCCTTTATGCAGGCAAAAG CAACACAGGAAAGTTTTGGATAAAGGTAAACCAGACGACATAATGCCAGCTATTAAAGGAACAAAG GAACGATTACCAACAGTGCCTTTATCCGGAATGTTTAACAAGTCCGGAGGAAAAGTTAGACTCACATTCAAACTGGAGCAAGATCAGTTGTGGATCGGAACAAAGG agAGAACGGAGAAAGTCCCTATGGGCTCCATTAAAAACGTAGTGTCCGAACCCATCGAAGACCATGAGGACTATCACATGATG gcTTTTCAGTTGGGTCCGACGGAAGCGTCTCAGTATTGGGTCTACTGGGTGCCTGCACAGTTTGTCGATGCAATCAAAGACACAGTCCTTGGAAAATGGCAGTATTTCTAA
- the ubfd1 gene encoding ubiquitin domain-containing protein UBFD1 isoform X1, translating into MATQDGSEEVIMETEAKPKEAEPLVEDAEATSHTDAGDTTTQDSSISNGDDADDDDKEMVDLKIIWNKNKYDLKIPVDSTGAKLKESIHSLTGLPPAMQKVMYKGLLPEDKTLREIKITNGAKIMVVGSTINDVLAVNTPKEVIQQEVKAEENKKEPLCRQKQHRKVLDKGKPDDIMPAIKGTKERLPTVPLSGMFNKSGGKVRLTFKLEQDQLWIGTKERTEKVPMGSIKNVVSEPIEDHEDYHMMAFQLGPTEASQYWVYWVPAQFVDAIKDTVLGKWQYF; encoded by the exons ATGGCGACCCAGGATG GAAGTGAGGAAGTCATAATGGAAACCGAGGCAAAGCCAAAAGAAGCTGAACCGCTAGTTGAAGATGCAGAAGCTACGTCTCACACAGATGCAGGAGACACCACAACTCAGGACTCTAGTATTAGCAATGGGGACGACGCCGACGACGACGACAAGGAGATGGTGGACTTGAAGATTATCTGGAACAAGAATAAATATGACCTGAAAATTCCTGTTGATAGCACCGGAGCCAAACTAAAAGAGAGCATCCATTCTCTCACTG GTCTTCCACCGGCAATGCAGAAAGTGATGTACAAAGGACTGCTTCCAGAGGACAAGACGCTACGTGAGATAAAGATTACAAACGGTGCAAAAATAATGGTGGTTGGCTCTACAATAAATGATGTATTAGCTGTGAATACACCCAAAGAGGTCAttcagcaggaggtgaaagCCGAAGAGAACAAGAAAGAGCCTTTATGCAGGCAAAAG CAACACAGGAAAGTTTTGGATAAAGGTAAACCAGACGACATAATGCCAGCTATTAAAGGAACAAAG GAACGATTACCAACAGTGCCTTTATCCGGAATGTTTAACAAGTCCGGAGGAAAAGTTAGACTCACATTCAAACTGGAGCAAGATCAGTTGTGGATCGGAACAAAGG agAGAACGGAGAAAGTCCCTATGGGCTCCATTAAAAACGTAGTGTCCGAACCCATCGAAGACCATGAGGACTATCACATGATG gcTTTTCAGTTGGGTCCGACGGAAGCGTCTCAGTATTGGGTCTACTGGGTGCCTGCACAGTTTGTCGATGCAATCAAAGACACAGTCCTTGGAAAATGGCAGTATTTCTAA